In one Thermaerobacter sp. PB12/4term genomic region, the following are encoded:
- the tyrS gene encoding tyrosine--tRNA ligase: MAQPGGPALPAREQLELLRRGAAEIVSEEELLQKLQRSVETGRPLRVKLGLDPTAPDLHIGHTVVLRKLRQFQDLGHQVVLIIGDFTGRIGDPTGKSVTRPQLTEEQVRANARTYAEQLGRILDMERTELTFNARWLGPMTFADVIRLAARYTVARMLERDDFAQRYREGRPIAIHEFLYPLAQAYDSVAVRADVELGGTDQKFNLLVGREIQREYGQEAQVALLMPLLEGTDGKDKMSKSLGNYIAIADPPGEMFGKTMSIPDELIVKYMVLATDLDMGEIRRLEQGMASGQVNPRDAKLRLAHALVRMYHGRAAADAAQEEFLRVFSRHELPAEMPEVVLPAPRLDAVRLLRAAGMAPSNSEARRLIEQGAVRLDGQRVASPQDELAPADGAVLQVGKRRFARLRLPGSR, encoded by the coding sequence ATGGCCCAACCGGGTGGCCCGGCACTCCCGGCCCGCGAGCAGCTGGAGCTGCTCCGCCGCGGAGCCGCGGAGATCGTTTCGGAAGAGGAGCTCTTGCAGAAGCTGCAGCGGTCCGTGGAAACGGGCCGGCCTCTACGGGTGAAGCTGGGGCTTGATCCCACCGCTCCCGACCTGCACATCGGCCATACGGTGGTGCTGCGCAAGCTGCGGCAGTTCCAGGACCTTGGGCACCAGGTGGTCCTGATCATCGGCGATTTCACCGGCCGCATCGGCGACCCGACGGGCAAGTCGGTGACCCGCCCGCAGCTGACGGAGGAACAGGTCCGGGCCAACGCCCGCACCTACGCCGAGCAGCTGGGGCGCATCCTGGACATGGAGCGGACGGAGCTCACCTTCAACGCCCGGTGGCTCGGGCCCATGACCTTCGCCGATGTGATCCGCCTGGCGGCCCGGTATACCGTGGCCCGCATGCTGGAGCGGGACGACTTCGCCCAGCGCTATCGGGAAGGGCGGCCCATCGCCATCCACGAGTTCCTCTACCCGCTGGCCCAGGCCTACGACTCGGTGGCGGTGCGCGCCGACGTGGAGCTGGGCGGGACGGATCAGAAGTTCAATCTTCTGGTCGGCCGGGAGATTCAGCGCGAGTACGGCCAGGAGGCCCAGGTGGCCCTGTTGATGCCCCTCTTGGAGGGCACCGACGGCAAGGACAAGATGTCCAAGTCGCTGGGGAACTACATCGCCATCGCCGACCCGCCGGGCGAGATGTTCGGCAAGACCATGTCCATCCCCGACGAGCTGATCGTCAAGTACATGGTGCTGGCCACGGATCTGGACATGGGCGAGATCCGCCGGCTGGAGCAGGGCATGGCCTCCGGTCAGGTGAACCCGCGGGATGCCAAGCTCCGCCTGGCCCACGCCCTGGTGCGGATGTACCACGGCCGGGCGGCGGCCGATGCGGCCCAGGAGGAGTTCCTGCGGGTCTTCAGCCGGCACGAGCTGCCGGCCGAGATGCCCGAGGTGGTGCTGCCGGCCCCGCGCCTGGATGCCGTACGGCTGCTGCGCGCGGCCGGCATGGCGCCGTCGAACAGCGAGGCCCGCCGCCTGATCGAGCAGGGCGCCGTGCGCCTGGACGGCCAGCGGGTGGCTTCCCCCCAGGACGAACTGGCCCCCGCGGACGGGGCCGTCCTTCAGGTGGGCAAGCGGCGGTTCGCGCGGCTGCGGTTGCCGGGTTCCCGCTAG
- the yunB gene encoding sporulation protein YunB, translated as MRRRTRRRSGVGWPPRLRLGPRGVVVLALLVLAGIGWAADRALAPALMAVARREAEIRAVEAIGAAVEAEIAGRYQPEDVIRVRYDGGRPVFVQVNTPLIVDVQARVMRAVQDRLNHLRSVPVVIPLGAALGNPLVAGWGPGVPVRILPLGRVDVDVQSRFDGAGINQVRHRVVLVIRTSVRVAIPLYGDTVPVEVPVPLVETVIPGEVPPWVVPWPGGAPGSGGPP; from the coding sequence GTGCGCCGCAGGACCCGCCGGCGGTCCGGGGTGGGGTGGCCGCCCCGGCTGCGCCTGGGGCCGCGCGGGGTGGTGGTGCTGGCCCTGCTGGTCCTCGCGGGGATCGGCTGGGCGGCGGACCGCGCTCTGGCGCCGGCCCTCATGGCCGTTGCCCGGCGGGAAGCGGAGATCCGGGCGGTGGAGGCCATCGGTGCCGCCGTGGAAGCGGAGATCGCCGGCCGGTACCAGCCCGAGGACGTGATCCGGGTGCGGTACGACGGCGGCCGGCCGGTGTTCGTCCAGGTGAACACCCCGCTGATCGTCGACGTCCAGGCCCGGGTGATGCGGGCCGTACAGGACCGGCTCAACCACCTCCGGTCGGTGCCTGTGGTGATCCCCCTGGGGGCGGCCCTCGGGAATCCCCTGGTGGCCGGCTGGGGTCCCGGTGTGCCCGTACGCATCCTGCCCCTGGGCCGGGTGGACGTGGACGTTCAGAGCCGGTTCGACGGAGCGGGCATCAACCAGGTGCGCCACCGGGTGGTGCTGGTGATCCGCACCTCCGTGCGCGTGGCCATCCCCCTGTACGGCGATACCGTCCCGGTGGAGGTCCCGGTCCCCCTGGTGGAGACGGTGATACCGGGCGAGGTGCCGCCCTGGGTGGTCCCGTGGCCGGGCGGCGCGCCGGGGTCGGGTGGCCCACCGTAG
- the cysK gene encoding cysteine synthase A codes for MADVKQQAGRVATDVLQLVGATPVVRLNKVIPRDSAEVWVKLESYNPAGSVKDRIALSMIEAAERDGRLKPGYTIVEPTSGNTGIGLAMVAAVKGYRLLLVMPETMSLERRALLRAYGAELVLTPGAEGMAGAIRKAQELVAEHPTYFMPMQFDNPANPEIHRRTTAREVLEQMDGHLDAFVAGVGTGGTLTGVGEVLKEQLPGCLVVAVEPAGSAVLSGGEPGPHRIQGIGAGFVPRVLNRQVIDRVIPVRDEDAVIMMRRLAREEGLLAGISSGAAAWAARQVARELGPGRRVLAVLPDTGERYLSMMEDLAAFVRDEE; via the coding sequence TTGGCCGACGTCAAGCAGCAGGCGGGTCGCGTGGCGACCGACGTCCTGCAACTGGTGGGCGCGACGCCGGTGGTGCGCCTCAACAAGGTGATCCCCCGCGACAGCGCCGAGGTCTGGGTCAAGCTGGAGTCGTACAACCCCGCCGGGTCCGTGAAGGACCGCATCGCCCTGAGCATGATCGAAGCCGCCGAGCGGGATGGCCGCCTCAAGCCGGGCTACACCATCGTGGAGCCCACCAGCGGCAACACCGGCATCGGCCTGGCCATGGTGGCCGCGGTCAAAGGGTACCGCCTGCTGCTGGTGATGCCCGAGACCATGTCCCTGGAGCGCCGGGCGCTGCTGCGCGCCTACGGTGCCGAGCTGGTCCTCACCCCCGGGGCCGAGGGCATGGCGGGCGCCATCCGCAAGGCGCAGGAGCTGGTGGCGGAGCATCCGACGTACTTCATGCCGATGCAGTTTGACAACCCCGCCAACCCCGAGATCCACCGCCGGACCACCGCCCGGGAGGTCCTGGAGCAGATGGACGGGCACCTGGATGCCTTCGTCGCCGGGGTGGGAACGGGCGGCACCCTGACGGGAGTGGGGGAGGTGCTCAAGGAGCAGCTGCCCGGGTGCCTGGTGGTGGCGGTCGAACCGGCCGGTTCGGCCGTGCTCTCGGGCGGGGAGCCGGGGCCCCACCGCATCCAGGGCATCGGGGCCGGGTTCGTCCCGCGGGTGCTGAACCGGCAGGTGATCGACCGCGTCATCCCCGTCCGGGATGAGGACGCGGTGATCATGATGCGCCGCCTTGCCCGGGAGGAAGGACTTCTGGCCGGCATCTCGTCGGGCGCGGCGGCATGGGCCGCGCGGCAGGTGGCGCGGGAACTGGGTCCGGGCCGGCGGGTGCTGGCGGTGCTGCCCGACACCGGGGAGCGCTACCTCTCCATGATGGAAGACCTGGCCGCCTTCGTCCGCGACGAGGAGTAA